The following are from one region of the Nymphaea colorata isolate Beijing-Zhang1983 chromosome 7, ASM883128v2, whole genome shotgun sequence genome:
- the LOC116257217 gene encoding disease resistance protein Roq1-like — protein sequence MPLYSSSWKRVREEKAGPSRVTSSSNGGGFNFNMFLSFRGKDTRGRFTSHLYKELNQCRISAFFDSVGLRKGERISEILGYMKASQVVMSILSKNYAKSKWCLLEAAKMLEIHEDDKENKWIIPVFLDVSPSDIKEDSGSFQVSIT from the coding sequence ATGCCTCTCTATTCTTCAAGCTGGAAGAGGGTTAGGGAGGAAAAAGCTGGGCCTTCTAGGGTTACTTCGTCTTCTAATGGTGGTGGCTttaatttcaacatgtttttgaGTTTCAGAGGCAAAGACACAAGAGGCCGCTTCACCAGCCATCTCTACAAGGAGCTGAACCAATGCCGTATATCTGCCTTCTTCGACAGTGTGGGCCTCCGAAAGGGTGAAAGGATCAGCGAGATTTTGGGATACATGAAGGCATCCCAGGTTGTCATGTCCATCTTGTCCAAGAACTACGCCAAATCGAAATGGTGTCTGCTCGAGGCTGCCAAGATGCTGGAAATTCACGAAGATGATAAGGAGAATAAGTGGATTATACCTGTCTTTCTTGATGTTTCTCCTTCTGACATCAAAGAAGATAGTGGATCATTTCAAGTTTCTATTACATAA